In the genome of Diaphorobacter sp. HDW4A, the window TGGCGATCACGCCGGTCAAGTTCGGCATCAGCTTCACCGCCACGCTGTTCAATCAGGCGGGTGCGCTGGTGCATGTCTACACCGACGGCAGCGTGCAGGTCAACCACGGCGGCACCGAGATGGGCCAAGGCCTGCACACCAAGGTCGCGCAAATCGTGGCCGACGAACTGGGCGTGCCGTTCGAGCGCGTGATCGTCACCGCGAGCGACACCAGCAAGATCCCCAACGCCAGCGCCACTGCCGCCTCAGCAGGCACCGACCTCAACGGCCGTGCCGCCCAGTTCGCGGCCCGCCATATCCGCGACAACCTGGCAGCCTACGTCTGCGGCCTCGACGCCGTCGGCGCTGGTGCAGTACAGTTTTCCGGCGGCAAGATCATCACGCCCAAGCGCACGCGCGACTGGAACGATGTCGTCAAGGAAGCGTATGCCAACCGCATCCAGCTCTGGAGCGACGGTTTCTACCGCACGCCCAAGATCCACTACGACAAGACCACGCTCACCGGCCGTCCGTTCTACTATTTCGCCTATGGCGCAGCGTGCACCGAAGTCGCCATCGACACCCTCACCGGCGAATCACGCGTGCTTGCCGTGGACATCCTCCACGACGTAGGCCGCAGCATCAACCCCGCCATCGACGTGGGTCAGATCGAGGGCGGCTTCGTGCAAGGCATGGGCTGGCTGACCACCGAACAGCTTGTGTGGAACGACAACGGCCTGCTCACCACGCACGCACCCAGCACCTACAAGATCCCCGCGACCGGCGACATCCCCCAGCATCTCAAGATCGATTTCTGGCACGAGCCCAACCGCGAAGACAACGTAGGCGGCAGCAAGGCCGTAGGCGAGCCACCGTTCATGCTGGCAATCAGCGTGTACGAGGCGCTGCGCAACGCGATTTCGGCGGCGCGCGACGGGGTTGGAGTGAAGGAGTCGGTAACGCTAATTGCACCTGCCACGGCGGAGAATGTGTTGCGGGCGTTGGGGCGGTTGAGGTAACGGGCTCGCAGCCAGTAGCGGACGATCAGCTTTATCGACAAAATTGAAGGCCACAATCTGCACCAAACATGCGCGCACTCTCTCGCGTCGGAACCGGATGTCTTGTCATCGTTATGACAGCGATGTTGTCTGCTTTTGTAGCTTGGCTTGTTCACGAAACTGCTATAGACAAGTGCCTAGATAGAGGGGGCGCGTGGGACAGCGTGCGCTCCCTTTGCGATACGTCGGCTGAGTAGGGATTGACGCGAGCCGAAATTTCCCAGTGTAGTGCAGCGTTTCCACAGTCCCGAACTACAGACGCTCAATCGCTGCGACACCCTACATCGCCCGCTACAACGCGGAAACTACATTCAGCGACACAACCGCTCACCCACAATCCGCGACAATCGCTGGCTTATGTCTTCTTCGTCTTCCGTTTCTCTTCGCATGGTGGTGATCCTCGGCCTGCTGTCGGCCATTGGACCCTTTGCCATCGACATGTATCTCCCTGCGCTGCCGCAGATCGGTGCTAGTCTGAATGCGCCCGTGGGGGCGGTGCAGGCCAGTCTCACGGCTTTCTTCATCGCGCTCGGCTTGGGCCAGCCGGTTTTTGGTTCGCTCTCCGACATGTGGGGGCGCAAGAAGCCGCTGTATCTGGGGCTCGTTATCTTCATCGTCGCGAGCATTGGTTGCGCGCTCGCGCAGGACATCCATACGCTGGTCACGCTGCGCTTTGTGCAGGGGCTGGGCGCTGCGGCGGGCATGGTGGTGCCGCGTGCGGTGGTGCGCGATCTGCATACGGGGCACGAGGCGGCACGCATGATGTCGCTGCTGATGCTGGTGTTCAGCGTGTCGCCGATTCTTGCGCCGCTGGCGGGCAGCGGTGTGATCGCGCTGGGTGGCTGGCGACTGGTGTTCTGGGCGGTGACGCTGGCGGCCGTGCTGGGTCTGGCTGCGATGGTGCGCGGTCTGCCCGAAACCCGTGATGCTGCCGCGCGCCACGAGAGCAGCATGGTCGATGTGTTCAAGGCCTACGCATTTTTGCTGCGCGACTTGCGCTACCTCGGCCTCGTGTTCATCGGCGCCACGGCGATGGCGGGCTTCTTTGTTTATCTGGCGGGCTCGCCGTTTGTGCTGATCAACCACTACGGACTTTCAGCCACGCAATACAGCCTCGCGTTCGCATTCAATGCGATTGCCTTTATCGGCGCGGCGCAATTCACCGGTGCTTTGGGCAAGCGCTACGGGCTGGTTTCCATCGTCAAGATCGCCGCTTCCGCCTGCGGCGTGGTGATGTGCTGCCTGCTCGCCTACTACCTGATGGGCGGCGACAACCTGTATGTGCTGATCGGTCTGTACTTTGTATCGAGCGGATTGATGGGGCTGGTGATTCCTACCACTTCAGTGCTGGCGCTCGATGACCATGGCGACATCGCAGGAACCGCGTCGGCCCTGCTCGGCACGCTGCAGATGCTGACCGGAGCCATCGCGATGCAGATCGTCGGTCTCTTCTCCAACGGCAAACCGCTTCCCATGGTCATCGGCATGGCAGCAGGCGCCCTCACCGGCGTGCTGCTCACCTGGATCACATTGAGCGGCAATCGATCCAAGGCTCTGCACTGAACCATCTCATGCGGCGGCCTTGTCCGCCACTTCGCGCACCATGATGCGATTGCGGCCCGCGCGCTTGGCGTAGTAGCAGGCCATGTCGGCAGCGCGAAGCCACGGCGTGACGTCATCGAGATCGGGCGGAGCCACGACGATGCCGATGCTCACCGTAGTCATCGAAGTCTGACCGTCATAGGCAAATTCCCATTCCTCTATCGATGCACGCACATGCTCGGCAATCAACTCAGCACGCTCGGCCGTGCAGTTGGGCAGCACCACGGCGAACTCGTCACCGCCGAGCCGCGCGACCCAGCCCACGTGGCGCGCGAGCTCGTCGAGCAGGCTGGCGAACTGGCGCAGCAGCATGTCGCCCGCTTCATGGCCAAGGCGGTCGTTGACCAGCGTGAAATGGTCGAGATCAAGGTGCAGGAGCACCACGCCGCTGTCGGAGTCTGCGTTGCCGCCCTGCCCTGCCTTCTTCGCGAGCAGCGCGCGAATACGCTCAAGGAACGCGCTGCGGTTGGGTAGATTCGTCAGCAGATCATGCGAGTTGGCCCACATGGGTTTGCGTCGCTCATCGCGCGCCGAAGTGATGTCCTCCAGTACCCAGACAGCCGCCATCGCCGAGCGGCGATCCATCGACATACGGCCGACCACACGCGCCCAGAGCTGGCTTCCGTCCTTGCGGCGCAGCTCGAACTCACCTTCATAACCACCACGCGCGGCCGCACCTTCACGCATCTGCCGGGCCAATTCGTCGAACTGCAGATCGTTGGCGAACAGCTGCCGCACGGACTGGCCTTCCAGCTCGACACGTGAGTAGCCCAGCATCAGGCTCGCCTGCTGACTGAGCAGTTCGAGCACGTCGTTGCGCGTGATGACGATGCCGATCGGCGCCTGCTCCAGAATGCCCTGCAGCTGCAGCCGCGAGAACTCGGCCTGATGACCGTGGTGCTGCTGCTGGGCTTCGAGATGATCGAGCGCGTCGGTCAAAAGCTCGGATTCAGCAAAGCGCGAAGGTGCATCATCGCCAGTGTTCTCAGCCAGGAGAATGCCCTGCGCACGCCGGTGCAAACGGGTCAGCGGCAGCGCCACCCAAGCCATGCCCAGCACGGCGATCAGCCCCACCAGAAACACACTGGCGGCGGCCAGCCACCACGCGCGGCGCTGCGCTCCATGGAGCGGAGCCATCAGCGCACGCGAGTCGGTCACCCTGGCCACCCACCATTCGGGCATGGGCACGCCGGCCATGCTGACCAGATGATCGCTGATGGTCCTCGTCTCGCCACGCCCGGTGGTGATGGGCTTGAGTTCCGAGCGCCATTGGGTGTAGACCTGCCCGACGCCGGGCTCCGTCCTGATGTTGCCCATGACGCGCTCGAGCTGCGGATGCGAGAGGATCACGCCGTCCGAGGTGAACACGATCAGCCGCGAATCGTCGCGCCCCGGCAACGCGAGCGAGTGCGGAAGCAGCCCCTGCGACTGCAACCTGAGCACGCCACCGACCACGCCAAGCACCCGGCCTTCGTCGTTGACCAGCGGCAGCGTGAGCATGATGCGTGCAGCGCTCGGCCGGTCGCCGATCACGCCCGACACCAGCGGCTTGCCCTGCACCATGGTGCGCAGAAGAATGTCCCGCTCATCGGTGTCAACGCTCGCGGCAGACTCCATCTTGCCGTTTTGCAGGTTCAGGATCAGTCGACCATCGCTGCGGGCAATCTCCATCGAGTCGAAGAATCGCAAGGCCGGAAGCCCTTGCTGCAGCACCCATTCCAGAAGTGTTGGTGACTGCAGCATCTGCGGCGTGATGCCATCGGCCAATGTGCTCAGCACCTTCTGGCTCTGCTCGATCTTGCTGGCCAGCAGGCGTGCGACCAGTTCCACCTCATCGGTCTGCTGACGCACGAGGCGCCCGGCAACTTCTTCGCCCGCGGCGCGCGAAACCACCCAGGCAGTCACCGTACCCGAGAGCGCCACGGCCAGCAGCAGGATCAACATCAGGCGCCGCACCAGCGGGCCAGGCATCTGCCATTGCGACCACAGGCCAGCACCGCGATCGGCATGGGCGACGACATCCCGCCCAGTGATCGCACTGGTGGTCATGACGAACCCCTTCGCGTTGACACCCACGCTCGGGATGCAAAATCTATGCTGAACATGTCGAATCGAAAGTGGCCGGTAACTTGGTTTACACCAGAATGACGCCAATATACGAGGGCGCCCAGAAGCCACCGTTGGGAAAACTACCCAATTCAGAGAAATCCCCTAGACCCCGTCGGCAGCCCATCTTGGGGCTTATGCGTTCTGCCAAATGGGATGGAATCGCGCAAGAAAAATGTTCGAAAACCACCCAAGCAACGAATCACGTGCGCCGCTCGCGAGCCATGCCGTGTTGTCGCACATCAGAATGCGATCCGCACCTACAGGCCGCAAACGGTGCGAGGTGCGCTCCAGCATGGTGCATTGGGGAAAGTACGCACGTTTCAGGGCCCGAGTTTCGCCTGCAGATCGTTTTTTGCCCCATTGCAAAACACCGCCCATTCTTGCGAATGGAAGGTGTTTCAGGGCCGCCAGTGCTCACCTCGATGCGGCGAGCAGAGCGAGAAAGAGTCTCAGCAGCGCGCCACGTTCTGCAATGCAGTGGGTTGCGGCAGACTCAGCACGTTTCCTGTACCTGCAATCAGGCCATGCTCGCGCAGATGACGCAGCACGCGCGAGAAAGTTTCGGGCGCGATGCCTAGCTGGGCGGCGATCAGGCGCTTTCGCTGCTGCAGCGTGACCTGCAGGCTGCCGTCCTCTGCGGGCGACGCATGGCGCAGCAACCATTGGGCACAGCGCGCCTCGGCGTCCTGCGCGAGTCGGCTCACGGCGAGTTCGGTCTGCTGCACATAGCCGGACGCCATGTCGCGGACCAGTGTCTGGGTCTCGCGCGAGAGTTCGGCATAGGCCTTGTGGAATTCCGGCAGAGGAATCCGGCGCAGGCTCACCTGTGTATCAGCAATGATATCCACGGGGTAGGTCTGATTCATGAGCACTGGCGCGGCATCGAGCCAGATCGGAC includes:
- a CDS encoding Crp/Fnr family transcriptional regulator produces the protein MLPLSSSHSVASPEIVQAGRVLRERSQRPDSVIYLDSGRVLFGLLESGQLRHQLGMVEGPIWLDAAPVLMNQTYPVDIIADTQVSLRRIPLPEFHKAYAELSRETQTLVRDMASGYVQQTELAVSRLAQDAEARCAQWLLRHASPAEDGSLQVTLQQRKRLIAAQLGIAPETFSRVLRHLREHGLIAGTGNVLSLPQPTALQNVARC
- a CDS encoding diguanylate cyclase domain-containing protein, producing MTTSAITGRDVVAHADRGAGLWSQWQMPGPLVRRLMLILLLAVALSGTVTAWVVSRAAGEEVAGRLVRQQTDEVELVARLLASKIEQSQKVLSTLADGITPQMLQSPTLLEWVLQQGLPALRFFDSMEIARSDGRLILNLQNGKMESAASVDTDERDILLRTMVQGKPLVSGVIGDRPSAARIMLTLPLVNDEGRVLGVVGGVLRLQSQGLLPHSLALPGRDDSRLIVFTSDGVILSHPQLERVMGNIRTEPGVGQVYTQWRSELKPITTGRGETRTISDHLVSMAGVPMPEWWVARVTDSRALMAPLHGAQRRAWWLAAASVFLVGLIAVLGMAWVALPLTRLHRRAQGILLAENTGDDAPSRFAESELLTDALDHLEAQQQHHGHQAEFSRLQLQGILEQAPIGIVITRNDVLELLSQQASLMLGYSRVELEGQSVRQLFANDLQFDELARQMREGAAARGGYEGEFELRRKDGSQLWARVVGRMSMDRRSAMAAVWVLEDITSARDERRKPMWANSHDLLTNLPNRSAFLERIRALLAKKAGQGGNADSDSGVVLLHLDLDHFTLVNDRLGHEAGDMLLRQFASLLDELARHVGWVARLGGDEFAVVLPNCTAERAELIAEHVRASIEEWEFAYDGQTSMTTVSIGIVVAPPDLDDVTPWLRAADMACYYAKRAGRNRIMVREVADKAAA
- a CDS encoding multidrug effflux MFS transporter encodes the protein MSSSSSVSLRMVVILGLLSAIGPFAIDMYLPALPQIGASLNAPVGAVQASLTAFFIALGLGQPVFGSLSDMWGRKKPLYLGLVIFIVASIGCALAQDIHTLVTLRFVQGLGAAAGMVVPRAVVRDLHTGHEAARMMSLLMLVFSVSPILAPLAGSGVIALGGWRLVFWAVTLAAVLGLAAMVRGLPETRDAAARHESSMVDVFKAYAFLLRDLRYLGLVFIGATAMAGFFVYLAGSPFVLINHYGLSATQYSLAFAFNAIAFIGAAQFTGALGKRYGLVSIVKIAASACGVVMCCLLAYYLMGGDNLYVLIGLYFVSSGLMGLVIPTTSVLALDDHGDIAGTASALLGTLQMLTGAIAMQIVGLFSNGKPLPMVIGMAAGALTGVLLTWITLSGNRSKALH